A single region of the Pseudomonadota bacterium genome encodes:
- a CDS encoding acetyl-CoA carboxylase carboxyltransferase subunit alpha, producing MRFYLDFEKRLEPLERRINEIERFYDINDPHYSKEVTSISKKISKLEKEIYGDLTNWQRSQISRHLNRPHTLDYINYLFSDFTELHGDRKFRDDPAIVAGFARYEGISLAVVGQQKGKDAREMANRNFGMAHPEGYRKATRVMDMANRLGKPIISFIDTPGAFPGIGAEERGQAEAIASNIEFMFSLSVPIISLVIGEGGSGGALGIGVGNRILMLENATYSVISPEGCAAILWRDGSKGALAADALKPIASELLKLNVIDDIINEPFGGAHRNWEETFINTKGMFAKHLKELLEISKEELRENRYNKFRNMGIFMEGR from the coding sequence ATGAGATTTTATCTTGATTTTGAGAAGAGGCTTGAACCGTTGGAAAGGAGGATTAATGAAATTGAAAGGTTTTATGATATTAACGATCCTCATTACTCAAAAGAGGTTACGTCTATTTCAAAAAAGATTTCAAAACTTGAAAAGGAAATATACGGTGATCTTACCAATTGGCAGAGGTCTCAAATATCGAGACATTTAAACAGACCGCATACCCTTGATTATATAAACTATCTCTTTTCAGATTTTACAGAGCTTCACGGGGACAGGAAATTTAGAGATGATCCGGCTATTGTAGCCGGTTTTGCAAGATACGAAGGCATTAGCCTTGCAGTTGTGGGACAACAGAAAGGGAAAGATGCGAGGGAAATGGCCAACAGAAACTTCGGTATGGCACATCCCGAGGGATACAGGAAGGCAACAAGAGTAATGGATATGGCCAACAGATTGGGAAAGCCGATTATTTCTTTTATTGATACACCCGGGGCTTTCCCCGGAATCGGCGCTGAAGAGAGGGGACAGGCAGAAGCAATTGCCTCGAATATTGAGTTTATGTTTTCCTTGTCTGTTCCCATAATTTCCTTAGTTATCGGCGAAGGGGGCAGCGGAGGCGCACTGGGAATAGGTGTGGGGAACAGGATTCTCATGCTGGAAAATGCTACATATTCAGTAATATCCCCGGAGGGTTGTGCAGCCATCCTCTGGAGGGACGGCTCAAAAGGGGCTTTGGCTGCAGATGCTTTAAAGCCTATTGCTTCCGAACTTCTAAAATTGAATGTTATAGACGATATTATTAATGAACCTTTTGGTGGCGCACATAGAAACTGGGAAGAAACATTTATTAATACAAAAGGCATGTTTGCTAAGCATTTAAAAGAATTGCTGGAGATTTCCAAAGAAGAATTACGTGAAAATAGATATAATAAATTCAGAAACATGGGAATATTTATGGAGGGAAGATGA